In Candidatus Defluviilinea proxima, a single genomic region encodes these proteins:
- the fabD gene encoding ACP S-malonyltransferase yields MDLNPKTTAFLFPGQGSQAVGMGKELAEAFPVAKQIFDEADSILGFSLSKLMWEGPADALNETVNTQPALFVHSVAAFRTFTHLYSDFGPATVAGHSLGELSALTASGALSFTDGLRLVRTRGELMKRAGELNPGGMAAILGVDIPTLDKICSEASTADDFVQVANDNCPGQVVISGHKPALERAMVGAKAAGAKRALPLAVSIAAHSPLMDSIQSEWNAAVDACVMKTPTIPVVGNVHANVLLSADELRADIKAQMQSRVRWTESVGTMQGSGIQTYVEVGSGEVLLGLIKRIDSSSTRLTLGSPKDFESIK; encoded by the coding sequence ATGGATCTTAACCCCAAAACTACAGCTTTTCTTTTCCCAGGCCAGGGCTCGCAAGCCGTTGGCATGGGAAAGGAGCTCGCAGAAGCATTTCCCGTTGCAAAGCAGATCTTTGACGAAGCAGATTCCATCCTCGGCTTTTCCCTTTCCAAGCTCATGTGGGAAGGTCCAGCGGATGCACTCAACGAGACGGTCAATACGCAACCAGCTTTATTTGTACATTCGGTTGCCGCTTTCAGGACATTCACGCATCTTTACTCGGACTTTGGGCCTGCTACTGTTGCCGGACATTCTCTTGGCGAGTTATCGGCTCTGACCGCATCTGGAGCCTTATCCTTTACCGATGGGCTCAGGCTTGTCCGCACACGCGGCGAATTGATGAAGCGTGCTGGGGAATTGAACCCCGGTGGCATGGCCGCCATCCTTGGGGTGGATATTCCCACGCTTGACAAAATTTGCAGCGAAGCAAGTACAGCTGACGATTTTGTGCAGGTTGCCAACGACAATTGTCCCGGACAGGTGGTTATCTCAGGCCACAAGCCTGCCTTGGAACGTGCGATGGTAGGAGCAAAAGCCGCAGGTGCAAAGCGTGCCTTGCCTCTTGCCGTAAGCATTGCGGCACATTCCCCGTTAATGGATTCGATCCAAAGTGAGTGGAATGCCGCCGTGGACGCATGTGTTATGAAAACACCAACAATTCCAGTAGTGGGCAATGTCCACGCGAATGTATTGCTCTCAGCTGATGAATTGCGCGCCGATATCAAAGCGCAGATGCAATCGCGTGTGCGTTGGACGGAATCAGTGGGAACAATGCAAGGGAGCGGGATCCAGACCTACGTCGAGGTGGGAAGCGGGGAAGTTCTGCTGGGTTTGATCAAGCGTATCGATTCATCTTCAACTCGTTTGACATTGGGAAGTCCCAAGGATTTTGAGTCGATCAAGTAA
- a CDS encoding DUF4231 domain-containing protein produces the protein MANAANNDGDKYANLTGKIEDLDKYVHQAYDKQIDWYWKAGGANKQNYKRFRFWTIVLGSLVTLIASLTTTEIITKDPIIKGIFTLLTPILAAILTIINTMSQNFQWGATWRDMVVNASRLQKEKNRFLATKIEERDYRKELIRINTIVLEETQAFFRRILDTEAVPTDTHELELEEDAAANK, from the coding sequence ATGGCAAACGCAGCGAACAATGATGGCGATAAGTACGCAAATTTGACTGGCAAGATCGAGGATTTGGATAAGTATGTCCATCAGGCATATGACAAGCAAATAGATTGGTACTGGAAGGCAGGCGGCGCCAACAAGCAAAACTATAAAAGGTTTCGCTTCTGGACGATCGTCCTTGGGTCATTAGTCACGCTCATTGCTTCACTGACAACAACGGAAATCATAACAAAAGATCCGATCATCAAAGGGATCTTTACACTATTGACCCCTATACTAGCAGCTATATTGACGATTATCAACACCATGTCACAGAATTTTCAATGGGGCGCCACCTGGCGAGATATGGTTGTCAATGCTTCCAGGCTTCAGAAAGAAAAGAATCGCTTCCTTGCTACAAAAATAGAGGAACGGGATTATAGGAAGGAATTGATCCGCATCAACACTATTGTCCTGGAGGAAACTCAGGCCTTCTTTAGAAGGATATTGGATACAGAGGCTGTTCCAACAGACACACACGAGCTTGAACTAGAAGAGGATGCGGCAGCAAATAAATAG
- a CDS encoding aminotransferase class I/II-fold pyridoxal phosphate-dependent enzyme, producing the protein MKLSKLASEIVESPTLALNEEARLLRERGEAVINLGIGEPKNKTPIAAILASAAKLTSGDVKYVPIDGVPSLKKAVIHYTEEGYDRLVAPENVLITNGAKQSLFNIIYSILNPQDEVIILAPYWVSYPEIIKMCMGKPVIVTPEDGTFTPRFDEIEKAVTSYTRAIIVNSPNNPSGVIYPPELIEKIVDLCERKGIFMICDDIYHKLTFDGNIAVPAWHFTKKDMEDSHIVVVNGVAKLYGMTGFRIGWVIAPRQLVKVMTNVTAQTTSGVSPVSQAAAEGALNGLQSVVEAIRLQIQNNRDVLLQEFSSFNGARLIEPMGTFYALPDLRAFNKNSVEVSRFLLKKAMVVTVPGKEFGMEGHIRLSFSGTTKDVTEGIARIRWALDPSSPNEIYVGDRKLIRDWM; encoded by the coding sequence ATGAAACTAAGTAAACTGGCAAGTGAGATCGTTGAGTCACCGACGTTGGCCTTGAATGAAGAAGCGCGGCTTCTTCGAGAGCGGGGAGAGGCAGTTATCAATTTGGGCATTGGCGAGCCGAAAAACAAGACGCCCATTGCGGCGATCCTGGCTTCGGCCGCAAAGTTGACAAGTGGGGATGTGAAGTACGTTCCGATTGATGGTGTACCATCGTTGAAGAAGGCAGTGATCCATTATACAGAAGAAGGTTATGACCGTCTGGTTGCGCCAGAGAATGTGTTGATCACCAATGGCGCTAAACAATCCCTCTTTAATATTATTTACAGTATTTTGAATCCACAGGATGAGGTCATTATCCTCGCACCGTATTGGGTGTCGTATCCTGAGATCATCAAGATGTGCATGGGCAAGCCTGTGATCGTGACCCCCGAAGATGGGACGTTCACGCCGCGCTTCGATGAGATCGAAAAAGCAGTCACATCCTATACTCGCGCGATCATCGTCAACAGCCCGAACAATCCTTCGGGTGTGATCTATCCGCCGGAGTTGATCGAGAAGATCGTAGACCTGTGCGAACGCAAGGGCATTTTTATGATCTGTGACGACATCTATCACAAACTGACCTTTGACGGAAATATCGCAGTCCCTGCATGGCATTTCACGAAAAAGGATATGGAAGATTCGCATATCGTTGTGGTGAATGGTGTGGCGAAATTGTACGGCATGACCGGCTTCCGTATTGGATGGGTGATTGCGCCACGTCAGCTTGTGAAGGTGATGACCAATGTCACCGCGCAGACAACTTCGGGCGTAAGCCCCGTCAGCCAGGCGGCGGCTGAGGGAGCGCTGAACGGCTTACAGTCTGTAGTGGAGGCGATCCGTCTTCAGATCCAGAATAATCGTGATGTATTGCTCCAGGAATTCAGTTCGTTCAATGGCGCACGTCTGATCGAACCGATGGGGACTTTCTACGCACTGCCCGACCTGCGAGCTTTCAATAAGAATTCAGTGGAAGTGTCTCGCTTCCTTCTCAAAAAGGCGATGGTGGTGACGGTGCCCGGCAAAGAGTTTGGGATGGAAGGACACATCCGCCTCTCTTTCTCAGGGACAACGAAAGATGTGACCGAGGGAATTGCTCGTATCCGATGGGCACTTGACCCCTCAAGCCCTAATGAGATCTATGTGGGCGATAGAAAGTTGATCCGCGATTGGATGTGA
- the pckA gene encoding phosphoenolpyruvate carboxykinase (ATP), with amino-acid sequence MNSFLNIKTPAESVARARKADFGLANQGVSNVRLDYWNLTTEVLYEEAVFRGEGVTSVGGPFIAHTGKHTARSAKDKFVVRHTDSEGNVWWGVHNQPFNEEKFDALYSRMLGYLQGRDVFVQDVYAGADEQYRLPVRFITERAWHSMFIRNMFILPQSLEEYKRFIPEFTVVSAPGFQAMPTVDNTNSETFIILNFEKKLAIIGNTEYAGEAKKSIFTLLNYLLPLDGVLSMHCSANVNPNDTHDVALFFGLSGTGKTTLSADPERRLIGDDEHGWSDNGIFNFEGGCYAKVIGLSAAAEPEIYATTKMFGSILENVPFDPITRAIDLNDDSITENTRASYPLEYISNAVPEKKAGHPKNIILLTCDASGVMPPIARLSENQALYQFISGYTSKVGATEVGLGKEPQITFSACFGAPFMVHHPYKYAELLKDKIERYGVTCWLVNTGWVGGAYGVGKRISIKYTRALLHAALNGKLDTVKYKKDPIFGFEVPTECPDVPAEVLDPSISWGDRGEYDKKYKQLAQRFIDNFKKFEEHTPKEVIEAGPKI; translated from the coding sequence ATGAATAGCTTTTTGAATATCAAGACCCCCGCAGAATCGGTTGCGAGAGCCCGTAAGGCTGATTTTGGCCTTGCGAATCAGGGTGTATCGAACGTGCGCCTCGATTATTGGAACCTTACAACCGAAGTCTTATATGAAGAAGCAGTATTCCGTGGCGAGGGAGTCACATCTGTAGGCGGGCCTTTCATTGCTCATACCGGCAAGCATACCGCCCGCTCAGCAAAAGACAAGTTCGTGGTGCGACATACAGATTCCGAAGGGAATGTTTGGTGGGGTGTACACAACCAGCCGTTCAATGAAGAAAAATTTGATGCGTTGTATTCACGCATGTTGGGATACTTGCAGGGCAGAGATGTGTTTGTGCAGGATGTGTATGCAGGTGCAGATGAGCAATATCGTTTGCCTGTCCGTTTTATTACTGAGCGTGCGTGGCATAGTATGTTCATTCGAAACATGTTCATCCTGCCGCAATCGCTTGAGGAATACAAACGTTTCATCCCTGAGTTTACGGTTGTATCTGCGCCGGGTTTCCAGGCTATGCCAACTGTGGATAATACGAACAGCGAAACCTTTATCATTTTGAATTTCGAGAAGAAGCTTGCTATTATCGGCAACACGGAATACGCGGGCGAAGCGAAGAAATCTATTTTCACGTTGTTGAATTACCTGCTCCCGCTGGATGGCGTTCTATCCATGCATTGTTCGGCCAATGTGAACCCGAATGATACGCACGACGTGGCCTTGTTCTTCGGCTTGAGCGGCACCGGCAAAACGACCCTTTCTGCTGACCCGGAACGCCGCCTCATTGGGGACGATGAGCATGGGTGGAGCGACAATGGCATTTTCAACTTTGAAGGCGGATGCTACGCTAAGGTCATCGGGTTATCTGCGGCCGCAGAGCCTGAAATTTATGCAACGACGAAGATGTTCGGTTCGATCCTGGAGAATGTTCCATTCGACCCGATCACGCGCGCCATCGACTTGAACGATGACTCGATCACAGAGAATACTCGTGCTTCGTATCCTTTGGAGTACATCTCGAATGCCGTCCCTGAGAAAAAGGCTGGGCACCCGAAGAACATCATCCTATTAACGTGTGACGCGAGCGGAGTCATGCCCCCGATCGCGAGGTTGAGCGAGAATCAGGCGTTGTATCAATTCATTTCGGGGTATACGTCCAAAGTGGGCGCAACGGAAGTTGGTCTGGGCAAAGAACCGCAGATCACGTTCTCTGCTTGTTTCGGTGCGCCGTTCATGGTGCATCATCCATATAAATATGCCGAATTGCTCAAGGACAAGATCGAACGCTACGGCGTGACGTGTTGGCTGGTCAATACGGGTTGGGTGGGCGGTGCGTATGGTGTGGGCAAACGTATTTCGATCAAATACACGCGCGCCCTGCTTCATGCGGCATTGAATGGCAAACTGGATACTGTAAAATATAAGAAAGACCCCATCTTTGGCTTTGAAGTGCCGACCGAATGCCCTGATGTCCCTGCAGAAGTACTCGACCCGTCCATCTCGTGGGGCGATCGCGGAGAGTACGACAAGAAATATAAACAGTTGGCACAGAGATTTATCGATAACTTCAAGAAGTTCGAGGAACATACGCCAAAAGAAGTGATCGAAGCAGGTCCGAAAATTTGA
- a CDS encoding 1-acyl-sn-glycerol-3-phosphate acyltransferase yields the protein MSLSRSSITLKTLDLIFGRATRKFSKLSLGLDHEIEHHGPSAGLRWFLPNFVAGYFAQGQEIIPKDGPLLIVSNHPASYDALVISSFINRPDYKISIGEIPPYRYLPHISQHAIFSPPVKNTFGRMQTVRNIVKHLNADGAVLIFPRGGIEPDPAFMPNPGAEFDKWSHSLEIFLRRVPRTRVLVTTVSGVISPKAMRHPITWFRKARRDRQRLAFIYQMIRQILSGKELYGLTPRVTFGEVLSSANHEHILTEVERSARRTLARHMDWSS from the coding sequence ATGTCGCTCTCTCGGTCAAGCATAACTTTGAAGACACTCGATCTGATCTTTGGGCGGGCAACGAGAAAGTTCTCAAAGCTCTCTCTTGGCCTCGACCATGAGATCGAGCACCATGGCCCATCTGCCGGATTGCGTTGGTTCCTACCGAACTTTGTTGCAGGGTATTTTGCGCAAGGGCAAGAGATCATTCCTAAAGACGGCCCCTTGCTTATCGTATCCAATCACCCGGCTTCGTACGATGCACTTGTCATTTCGTCTTTTATCAACCGTCCCGATTACAAGATCAGCATCGGTGAGATTCCCCCGTATCGTTACCTGCCACACATCAGCCAGCATGCCATATTTTCACCGCCCGTCAAAAACACATTTGGGCGCATGCAGACGGTTCGAAACATTGTGAAGCACCTGAATGCCGATGGGGCCGTTTTGATCTTCCCACGCGGAGGCATCGAACCTGACCCTGCTTTCATGCCAAACCCAGGTGCAGAATTTGACAAGTGGTCTCACAGCCTTGAGATTTTTCTTCGTCGCGTCCCGCGGACCCGTGTGCTGGTCACTACAGTAAGTGGCGTGATCTCCCCGAAAGCTATGCGTCACCCGATTACTTGGTTCCGCAAGGCACGCCGAGATCGTCAGCGATTGGCGTTTATCTATCAAATGATTCGTCAGATCTTGAGCGGAAAAGAACTATATGGTTTGACGCCGCGCGTTACTTTTGGCGAGGTGCTATCCAGCGCGAATCATGAACATATCTTGACGGAAGTAGAACGATCCGCGCGGCGGACATTGGCGCGGCACATGGATTGGTCTAGTTGA
- a CDS encoding helix-turn-helix transcriptional regulator, translating into MSESSTELRKILARNVRALRLQKKISQEQLADICKLHRTYIGSVERMERNVTIGTLIKFANALT; encoded by the coding sequence ATGAGCGAATCAAGTACAGAATTACGGAAAATACTCGCTAGAAATGTGCGGGCACTCCGATTACAGAAAAAAATTTCGCAAGAGCAACTTGCGGATATTTGCAAACTTCATCGAACCTATATTGGTTCAGTTGAGCGAATGGAGAGAAATGTAACTATAGGTACTTTGATAAAGTTTGCAAATGCCTTAACGTGA
- a CDS encoding restriction endonuclease, translating to MYDSLEGKNQDLWIPTPDLERLLNKGLSAFSISGLPLRTRSKIIKQKICEILGYPIPETFQRTQPRFFGQLFDTYIQKSNNLQIWNEDISLSRRYVIIQISTDDIVQKVRVVTGELLSSLDKTGVFTQKYQARLSPGDSVLELVTPDDTDRLRLLFKNDSYPNSFTSSPAQNPSVKSLLPIQVIFERLKNLVGRRFHNRGHDQERNRGEQLHRLVCDALGYNNFSDDGQFPDIRHQLLEIKLQTSPTIDLGLVCPNSTDFLDIPDIEGINVRHCDVRYALFYATLNGEFITITHFFLSTGESFFSRFPQFGGKVVNKKLQIPLPKDFFD from the coding sequence ATATACGACTCACTGGAAGGAAAGAATCAGGATTTATGGATACCGACACCTGATCTTGAACGATTGTTAAATAAAGGGTTATCCGCTTTTTCTATAAGTGGATTGCCACTTCGAACTAGGTCAAAAATCATTAAGCAAAAAATTTGTGAGATTTTGGGTTACCCAATACCTGAAACATTCCAAAGAACTCAGCCTAGATTTTTTGGACAATTATTTGATACGTATATCCAAAAATCTAATAATCTCCAAATTTGGAATGAAGATATATCCCTTTCTCGCCGCTATGTGATTATTCAAATTTCCACAGATGATATTGTTCAAAAGGTAAGAGTCGTTACAGGCGAACTTCTTTCTAGTTTGGATAAAACAGGAGTTTTTACGCAAAAATACCAAGCTCGTCTTTCTCCTGGGGATTCAGTTTTAGAATTAGTGACGCCCGATGACACAGATCGATTGAGATTATTGTTCAAGAACGATTCTTACCCCAATTCGTTTACATCAAGCCCTGCGCAAAACCCATCCGTGAAATCGCTACTCCCAATTCAAGTTATTTTTGAAAGGCTTAAAAACCTTGTTGGGCGACGTTTTCATAATAGAGGACACGATCAAGAGCGAAATAGAGGAGAGCAATTACATCGGCTAGTTTGCGATGCCCTTGGATACAATAATTTTTCAGATGATGGGCAGTTTCCCGATATTCGCCATCAATTGCTTGAAATAAAATTGCAAACTTCGCCAACCATTGATCTTGGACTTGTTTGTCCCAATAGTACAGACTTTCTTGATATTCCAGATATTGAAGGTATTAATGTGCGCCATTGTGATGTGCGATATGCGCTTTTTTATGCAACACTAAATGGAGAATTTATTACTATAACGCACTTCTTTCTTTCTACTGGGGAATCTTTTTTTAGTAGATTTCCACAATTCGGAGGAAAGGTTGTAAATAAGAAACTGCAAATTCCGTTACCTAAAGACTTTTTTGATTGA
- a CDS encoding N-6 DNA methylase: MRYSAVDEKKENGVHYTPKTLSDFVADKIYKVIPTNFQERCIHVMDPAVGNGELLCSLLNVLSSNQINNKKITGFDTDKSAILFAHQRISSEFPRIPLALRNEDFLEFAFKNKKQLGLFDDNNFERFDIVIANPPYVRTQIMGGKKSRELSKQFNLTGRVDLYHAFIQGISHVLQPNGIAGIIISNKLLSTKSGASIRENILDDFDVLDIWDLGDTRLFEAAVLPAVLLLRKKGENSLIQKASFTSIYTTQGNPTKFVDNAISALDMEGIISTHDGNIYLVRQGELEYGQKTKNVWRIANKKSEDWLSTVKANTAYSFDEVGDIKVGVKTTADKVFIRTDWNELPENERPELLRPLVTHHIARRYRATDSSEQREILYPHMIIQGKRGVANLDNYPKTSQYLEKFRNTLEARSYLIDSGRLWYEIWVPQDPSAWDIPKIVMRDISEKPTFWMDLSKSVINGDCYWITCKNPQQIELLWLMLAVANSTLAEAFYDHRFHNKLYAGRRRYNAQYVKEFPLPDPNTPLAKQIIQATKQIYDLVQTDKVDELDEALDQLVWQAFGFNQKSL, translated from the coding sequence ATGAGATATTCTGCTGTAGATGAAAAAAAAGAAAATGGTGTTCATTACACACCTAAAACGTTGTCTGATTTTGTTGCAGATAAAATTTATAAAGTAATACCAACCAACTTTCAGGAACGTTGTATTCATGTGATGGATCCAGCAGTCGGGAATGGCGAATTATTATGTTCTCTTCTAAATGTTTTATCCAGCAATCAAATAAACAACAAAAAAATAACAGGATTTGATACTGATAAAAGTGCAATTTTGTTTGCACATCAACGTATTTCAAGCGAATTCCCACGTATTCCATTAGCCCTAAGAAACGAAGATTTCCTTGAATTTGCATTCAAAAACAAGAAACAGCTAGGTTTATTTGACGACAACAATTTCGAGCGGTTTGATATAGTTATTGCCAATCCCCCATACGTTAGAACCCAAATAATGGGTGGCAAAAAGTCCAGAGAGCTTTCTAAGCAATTTAATTTAACTGGGCGTGTTGACCTATATCATGCCTTTATTCAGGGAATATCTCATGTGTTGCAACCAAATGGAATAGCGGGCATCATTATTTCTAATAAGTTATTAAGTACTAAGTCTGGAGCAAGTATACGTGAAAATATTCTTGATGACTTTGATGTACTAGACATTTGGGACTTAGGCGATACTCGGCTTTTTGAAGCCGCAGTCCTACCTGCCGTATTGCTTTTGAGGAAAAAAGGCGAAAACAGCCTTATTCAAAAAGCAAGTTTTACTTCCATATATACAACTCAAGGCAATCCCACCAAATTTGTAGATAACGCTATATCAGCACTTGATATGGAAGGAATAATTAGTACACATGACGGAAATATTTATCTAGTCAGGCAAGGCGAACTAGAATACGGGCAGAAAACCAAAAACGTCTGGCGCATTGCGAATAAAAAGTCTGAGGATTGGCTCTCCACAGTGAAAGCTAATACTGCATATTCTTTCGATGAAGTTGGCGACATTAAGGTAGGAGTTAAAACGACTGCAGATAAAGTGTTTATTAGAACTGACTGGAATGAGCTTCCAGAGAATGAACGACCTGAATTATTAAGACCCTTAGTAACGCATCATATAGCTAGGAGGTATAGGGCAACAGATTCGTCGGAGCAGAGAGAAATTCTTTATCCGCATATGATTATTCAGGGTAAACGGGGGGTTGCAAATTTAGATAATTACCCAAAAACATCTCAATACCTTGAAAAATTTCGAAATACCTTAGAGGCAAGGTCTTACCTAATAGATAGTGGAAGGCTCTGGTATGAAATATGGGTTCCACAAGACCCCAGCGCATGGGATATACCGAAAATTGTAATGCGCGATATTTCTGAAAAGCCAACCTTTTGGATGGATTTAAGTAAGTCAGTTATTAATGGTGATTGTTACTGGATAACATGCAAAAACCCACAACAAATTGAGCTATTATGGCTCATGCTTGCAGTTGCAAACTCCACCCTCGCCGAAGCTTTCTACGATCACCGTTTCCATAATAAGTTATATGCAGGCAGGCGACGTTATAACGCGCAATATGTAAAAGAATTTCCCTTGCCAGATCCAAACACTCCATTAGCTAAACAGATCATCCAGGCAACAAAACAAATCTATGATTTAGTACAAACAGACAAAGTCGACGAATTAGACGAAGCACTAGATCAGCTTGTATGGCAAGCTTTTGGCTTCAATCAAAAAAGTCTTTAG
- a CDS encoding family 43 glycosylhydrolase: MKKQGFNPYLPSWEYIPDGEPYVFNDRVYVYGSHDRFNGHVFCLNDYVCWSAPVTDLGDWRYEGVIYKKTDDPLNPDGRMCLYAPDVTQGPDGRYYLYYVLDKVSIVSVAVCDTPAGQYNFLGYVHYADGTHLGKRPGDQPQFDPGVLTEGDKTYLYTGFCLPGDKTRNGAMATVLGPDMLTVMEEPVFVAPSQPYSKGSGFERHEFFEASSIRKRGDTYYFVYSSIVMHELCYATSKYPTKDFQYQGVLVSNNDLHIDSYKPAEKPMYYGGNNHGSIVEIHGEWYIFYHRHTNGTSFSRQGCIERLQVQEDGLIPQVEMTSCGLNRGPLIGRGEYPAYLACNLFCKDEAVYTSHSAWMDNHYPKITQDGKDGDEEIGYIANMMNSAVAGFKYFDCQEVSKVTIKVRGYCKGDFQVKASWDGDVLGTIPVVFTNIWTEYSADIKIPDGITALYFVFAGEGIASLCSFTLE, translated from the coding sequence ATGAAAAAGCAAGGATTCAACCCATACCTTCCTTCATGGGAATACATTCCAGATGGGGAGCCATATGTTTTCAACGACAGGGTTTATGTATACGGATCACACGACCGCTTTAATGGTCATGTGTTTTGTTTGAACGATTATGTATGCTGGTCGGCTCCGGTCACCGACCTTGGGGACTGGCGATATGAAGGCGTGATCTACAAAAAGACCGATGATCCCTTAAACCCGGATGGCAGGATGTGTCTGTATGCACCCGATGTGACACAAGGGCCAGACGGACGCTACTACTTGTATTATGTTCTCGATAAGGTGTCCATCGTCTCAGTCGCCGTTTGTGACACACCCGCCGGGCAATACAACTTTCTCGGCTACGTACACTACGCGGACGGAACACACCTTGGAAAACGACCGGGCGATCAGCCCCAATTTGATCCAGGCGTTCTCACAGAGGGCGATAAAACTTATCTGTACACAGGATTCTGCCTGCCCGGAGATAAGACCCGAAACGGAGCGATGGCAACAGTTCTAGGCCCGGACATGCTAACGGTCATGGAAGAGCCGGTGTTCGTTGCGCCCAGTCAACCTTACAGCAAGGGTTCAGGCTTTGAGAGGCATGAGTTTTTTGAGGCGTCATCCATCCGCAAGCGAGGGGACACATACTATTTTGTCTATTCTTCCATCGTGATGCACGAGTTGTGCTACGCAACCAGCAAGTACCCTACCAAAGACTTTCAATATCAGGGAGTGTTGGTGAGCAACAACGACCTCCACATCGATTCCTACAAGCCTGCAGAGAAACCAATGTATTACGGAGGGAACAATCACGGCAGTATCGTGGAGATCCATGGAGAATGGTACATTTTCTATCATCGTCACACCAACGGGACAAGCTTCAGCAGGCAAGGCTGTATCGAACGTCTGCAGGTTCAGGAGGATGGCTTAATTCCCCAAGTGGAGATGACCTCTTGCGGCCTCAATCGTGGTCCGCTGATCGGGCGAGGAGAATATCCAGCGTATCTGGCATGCAACCTTTTCTGTAAGGATGAGGCGGTGTACACATCCCACAGCGCATGGATGGACAACCACTACCCCAAGATCACGCAAGACGGGAAAGATGGCGATGAAGAGATTGGTTACATCGCGAATATGATGAATTCCGCCGTTGCAGGCTTCAAGTATTTTGATTGTCAGGAAGTCAGCAAAGTGACGATCAAAGTACGTGGATATTGCAAAGGTGACTTTCAAGTGAAAGCATCATGGGACGGAGATGTTTTGGGGACCATACCTGTTGTGTTCACGAATATCTGGACGGAGTATTCTGCGGACATCAAAATCCCCGACGGGATCACGGCATTGTATTTTGTGTTCGCAGGCGAAGGGATAGCAAGTCTGTGTTCTTTCACGTTGGAGTAA
- a CDS encoding ubiquinol-cytochrome c reductase iron-sulfur subunit — MKQTSRRDFLKLSTNSLLAVAGALGIGGLIRFLSYQFDKPSQTEFEIGKVSDFPYNSRTVLAYIPAVVIHDDNGLQAISLTCTHLGCTTEPSNFGFECPCHGSRFDMTGKALRGPAVSSLQKLRIEQKEDGSLRLFTI, encoded by the coding sequence ATGAAACAAACATCCCGCCGCGATTTTCTCAAACTCTCCACCAACTCATTGCTCGCAGTGGCAGGCGCACTGGGCATCGGAGGTTTGATCCGATTTCTGAGTTATCAATTCGATAAGCCATCACAAACCGAATTCGAAATTGGAAAGGTGTCTGATTTCCCCTATAATAGCCGTACTGTCCTTGCTTATATTCCAGCCGTGGTCATCCATGACGACAACGGCCTTCAAGCGATCAGTCTCACATGCACGCATCTTGGGTGCACCACTGAACCCAGCAACTTCGGCTTTGAATGTCCATGCCATGGCTCACGATTCGATATGACCGGCAAAGCTTTGAGAGGACCCGCTGTTTCTTCCTTACAGAAACTACGCATTGAGCAAAAAGAAGATGGTTCATTACGTCTGTTCACAATATAG